TCAACTGCTCACGCACCCAATCGGCCTGATGCTTGACATAGGTGCCGGCGCCGGCAATCGGCATGCCCAGCTCATCGCGCAAAAAGCGCGTGACTCCAACCACGTGGGTGGCATCGCCGAAGACAAAGGCCGGCTTGCCGGAAAAGCTATCCATATCAGCGGTACGGGCGAACCAGGGCACAGCAGATGGTGCCGACATACCGTCGAGTGAGAAGGCGGTCAGCGGTGGCATTGGCACATCGGCCCCGGCCTGGGCCAGTAGCTCACGGAGACGTTCGATCCAGCGTAGCGTGGGTTGGACACCAATCGGTGCATCGAGGAGGGCCGGCACCCCAAACTGCTCTTCGAGATAGATGGCAGCACGCAGACCAAGCTCGCGGTAGGGAGCAATCGTGAGCCATGCCGCCGGCAAACGGCGCAGATCGGCGATACTCGCGCCCCAGGGTGCAACCACGTTCACCTCAAGCCCTAACGTCTTCAGCATACGCCGGAGACTGATCAGGTCGTGGCGGGCGTGAAAACCGAGTGACGCCGGGCCGAGGATATTCACTGTCGGACGTTCGGTGCGGGGCTGCGGTTTAGCAAAGCGCTTCACCAGATCGGTAAACAGACTCTCGGCGGCAACTATCTCTTGCATACGGTAGGGATTGGCATCGTACACCATCACCTCGCACTGCAAGCCGGCATGCTGAGCCGCGATTTCAAGATTCTCTTGCAACAAAATGGTGGAACACGAGGCAACCACGACAATCAGATCGGGGTGGACTCGTTCTTCCACCTGACGCAGCGTATCGGGCAGCCGGATCGTGCCGCGCGCAAGGTCGGTACCGCTGACCACGCTGGTCGTCATGGCCGGAAAATTGGGTGTGCGGTCGAGCATCGCAAAGATGGCATTGACATAATCATCACCCTGGGGGGCGTGAAAGACGGCGTGCACATTCCGCATACTGTTGGCGATCCGGCCCACACCGTGGTGAGCAGTCCCTTCATACATCCAGTAAGCCAGCCGCATGAATCGTCTCCTCTAGGATTGCAAAGAGATAACACCACCGGACGAACCGGGCATCATACCGGTCAGCCAGATCGGATCGGAGCCGAGTGGATCGAGACGGGCATGGCGTTGCAGAGCGCGGGTAAAGGATGTCACCAGATTATTGACGCCGGCCCAGCCGTGAATGGGGAGAAAACAATATTCAGTACCCCACTTGGCAACCGTTCCCTGACCGACCAGCGGATTGGTGGTGATGATGTTGGAAATAATCAGATCGGGCTTTGTCTCGGTAATTGTGCGCAACTGGCGATGGAAATTGGCCTGTTCGACGAGACGGACTCCATCGAGTGCCGCCAGCTCGGCGGCGTGGAAGCGGCGATTGATGTAGGGGGTAGAGCACTCGACAACTTCGGCTCCACACGCCTTGAGAAAACGAGCCAGTGGCAATTCCATCAGCGTATCACTGGCGAAGAAAATCTTCTTACCGCGCAGCAGATCGGTATGATGTTTAATCCGCTCCCAGGCTGCCGCCTCGCGCTCACTCAGATCGACCTGCATCCCAAACTGAGCTGCCAAATCTTCCCAGAAGCGACGGGTTCCATCAGGGCCGAAGGGGAACAACGAAGAGAGCACCGTGCAGCCACGTTCATTGCGCAATTGGGTCGCGGTCTTGTGCAGATAGGGTTGGAGCGGGGCAATGACAGTCCCCGGTCCAATTGGTGGCAACTCGGTGAAATGGCTGGCGGGCAAGAAACCGGCGACCGGAATGCCCAGGCGTGCCGCTTCGAGCGAAAAGTCATCGGCAATCGCATCATTGACCGAGCCAAGGAAAACCACCCGCTTATCGTCCGGTGGTGCCGGTGGGCAGAAGGGGATCAGCGCCTGCAACACCGAATCCTCGCTCTGCGAAAACGTATAATCGAGGCCAGAGGCCGGCACAAACAGCACCGGCACTTCCGGTGTGCTGACCGAAGCTGCCAGTCCTTCAAACTCAACCTTCATCACTTCAGGCGTACACGACGAGAGCAGAAAGATCACGGAGGGATGGTGCTCGCGCTTGATCTCCTCGATCTGGGCCGAGATGTCGGGTTGTGATGAACTCAGGTCAGACTCTTCGAGCAGTGAGACCGCAAAACGTGGTCGGGCGAAGATCATCACGCCGAGCGTATTTTGCAGCAGATGAGCGCAGGTATGGGTGCCGAGGATGAGGAAGAAGCTGTCTTTGATCTTCTGATAGAGCCAGCCGACACTGACCAGGCCGCAGAACGAGTGGTAAATACCATCCTCACGGATGGGAGTCGCTTTTGACTGCATAGCGCCTCCTCGCAGATTGTAGTACCCATTTGGAACTACCGGATTTAGAAACATTTTAGCATAAAAAGCAAGAAGGTGAAGTATAAACAAATTTGGTGCAAAAGCCGTGCAAGGGAGGGGAGGATGCGATGACAGCGTGCAGAGGTGAATGCTTTTTCCTATCTTCAGTCAGACTTATGCATGAGTATAGAGCCTAGTGATGTCTTGGGTGTCCTCAGCTCCGACTCCTCGCTCGTGTATCTTCGGGATCGGACAGCATGCGAGTGTACGCAGGAGATAGGGCTTGGGGGCGATCTGGAATATCCAAACCCGCACGGCGGGAGAGGTCAACCAGCGGGCTGTGCCAGGGTGGCTTGGTGCAGTAGAAGTTGCGTTAGCTCGTATTTTCTTTCCACCCCTGAGCTGCTGAAGGGAGGTGATGTTTGCATATCAAGCAGAGTATCATTCCACTGAACGCACTTGCATCAGAGGAATGTCTAAGCACTGCCTGCATTACCGAACCAGTGCTATGGATGGATATCGACAACGCGGGTCAGGTTGATAATGGCAGGCAGAAAGAGTGAAATGAGACAGATGTTCAATTTACCTGCAAAACTCTTTGCACTTTTTTTGTCCATGCTTGCTGTCCATGGCGTATGAGTGCGCTATTTGATCAAAAATGTGTTGACCATTGCCGGTATCCATGCTAGAATAGGCGCGATTACCACAGAATCCTGATCACTGCCTTGGGGCGGAAGTAGAAGGAAGGACAGGTCATGGCGGATCCCGACAGCATCTTGCAACTTGGTATTGAGGCGGCGCGGAAAGGGGAGAAAGACGAAGCGCGTAGGCTCTTCCGCCTGTTGACCCGTGAACATCCAGAGAATATTCAAGGATGGCTCTGGCTTGCCGGTGTGGCAGCGGATCGCGAAGAGCGGCAAGCTGCACTCGAACAGGTGTTACGCCTCGATCCGCAAAATGAGATGGCTAAAAAGGGATTGCAGGCTCTGGGTGTGACACCAAAAGCAGCTCCGCCGCCGGCACCGCCATCACCACCACCATCCCCGGCACCAGCTCCCGTATCAACGATGCCCGATATTGACGAAGACGATCCGTTCGCCCAGCTTGATGCGCTGTCTGAGGTGATGGCGACCGATGCCGGCCCGGTGCGACGCGATCCGGCAACACCACGACCGGAGACGACAAGTGAGAGTGAGTCGCCTGCATCGACCTCTGCACCGCCGCCCCGTCCGTCACGTGCTGCTGAACCACCACGAACAAGTCGTCCCAGCACCAGTTGGGCACGGGGCAGTAGCAGTAGCAAGCCGGCGAAACCGGCCCGTAGCGGAGGCTTGTTTGGTGGCCTTTTCCGTCGCTCAGGGCCACCACCGCAGAGGGGAGATGATATGGACGAAGAGACGGTGCCGGCAAAGCGTGGCCTGACCCCATTGACGTTGGTGCTCCTGGCAGTGCTGCTGATCAGTTGTATCGGTCTTGGCTTCATCTTTTTGTCGCAGCGCAATCAGGTGGCGACACCTTCTCCAGCTCAGGCTACATCACAGGCGGCGACCAGTATTGCGGCCACAACCGAGGCATCGCTGGCACCGACAACACCGACCGAACCCCAGCCTGAACCAACTACGGCACCGACTGAGGAACCGACACCGGAACCAACACCGGAGCCGACACTAGAGCCGATTCCACCAACGCCCGATCCGGCGCTGGCGAACCCGACACTGGTGAGTCCTGGTACGGAGCTGACCAGTAATGGATGGGCTTACGATTTCAATCAGCCAACCTATGCAGCACCGATTATTGGTCCACTCAATGGGATTACTCCCAACAACGGTCGCTTCGTGGTTGTGCTGGTGTTTGTCCGTAACACGACCGGTCAGGATCAGCCGGTACCGCTGGACTTCTTCGTCCTGAAGGATGCCCAGGGTCGGGTGTGGACACCGCGCCTCGATGCGTCTGATGCGTACCTTATCCGGGGGATCAATGCCGACTTGAGCCATAGCGAGCCGGTGCCTGCTGACGGTTTTGTGCGCAGTGTGGCAATTCTGTTTGATGTCGCCCCCGATGCGACTGATCTGGTCTTCTTTGCGCGCAGCAATCCCGATCAAGGCTGGCTGGTCTTACCTCGCGTGTAGTTGCGTCGTGTTCGGGGAGGATGGGTGGGGGATTTGACTCCTGACGATCTTGAGCAATGGCTGACCCGCGGCGCGTTAGCAGCGCGCCGCGGTGATTTTGTGATGGCCCGGCGTATCTTTCGGGCTTTGAGTCGCCGGGCGCCTGCTGAGCGGCGGGTGTGGATTGGGCTGGCACGGGTGGCCGAGAGTGCTGCCGAGCGGGAAGAGGCTTTGCGTCGTGCTGGAGTTGCTAATGCTGTGCTCCAACCCCTGCCCCCCGACCTGCACCAGCGCGCTGGTGCAGCGTTGCATCCCACTCAACAGTCTTTACCTGTAGCGTCATCGCTGAATATTGACGCAATTCCACCCTCTCCTTCGGTGTCGGATACTGCTGTGATGCAACCGCAGCAAGTTGTCTCGCCGCAGACTCTTCCTCAACCACAAGCTGTCACGCCGGTTACAGACCAGCAGACCCGCTGGCGCGGCTGGTGGTTGCTGGTCGTCCTGCTGGTGTTGGGTGGATGGTTGATAGTCATGCTTGCCGGGCAACTGTTCGAGGCAGCGCCATCCGTTGCTACACCGCCGACGCAGTCGGCCATTGGCCCCCTACCATCACCATTGTCGGTGCAGACGATAGCAGTTACGGTACCGGTGCCGACACCATCACCGCCACCGCCGACACCACTGCCGCTACCTTCCCCTTCGCCGGTGCCGGATACCAATCCCTTCGGTCAGTTTGTGGCCTACGATGGCTGGCAGATCAGTCTGTTGCGACCGGATGATGTAGTGGTGGTCGATGGTGCGTTGGGCTTGCTCCAATCCGATGGTCGGTTGTTAATTGCCTTGATCGCAGTGAGTAATGAAGCGTCGCGTGAGCGCACGCTGCCGTCCGGTCTGTTTACCATCGAAGACGATACAGGTCAACGCTACTATCCTCTGCCAGGTGCTTCGCTGCGCTACCTTGATCAGTTTGGCCGCGGTCTGTACGGTGACCTGGCCCTGGAAGACCAGTTCACGGCCCAAAGTGGCTTGCGGAGTGTCCCTCTCGTGTTTGAATTGCCGCGCCAGCGGACACCGGTGCGGTTGTGGGTGGGAGACAAGGGCTGGCAGTTGCGGTGAATACGTCACCAGTGCGCTCTCCAGGATGACTTCCTTCCGGCGCTGTCGGGTAGCGTCGAGCTGATGGTTGGGATAGCGTGAGTGGCTTGCGCTGTTTTTAGAGGTACTATGCGACACGCCCCCACCCTGGCCCGCCCCCGCTGGGCTATGCATTACCCACATGTCACGCTGCGTTAGTGGGCTGCAAGCGCTCCCCGTGGCGCGGGCTTCCAGCCCGCGCGCAGGCATCATCGCCACCGCCATCAGGGGTTGGCCGTGGCCGTTGGTGCACAGGCACGAACTTATTGCAACAACACGTCTACGCGCAGGGATCGCATGCATGCCTGACCGACTCGATGATCGAAACAAGCACATCCAGCATCCCTGTGACCAGGATGGGTAACGGTGGGACACGCGCCGGATCGTAAGCACGGCTGGCGCGGCAGCGTAGCTGCTGCAATCCAAACGTCGCGACACGTGTATGACAGGCGGGTAAGGCAACCCATCGAGCGCGTGATGGCATAACCGGAGTTGCCCTCTGCCAACGAGTCAGGAGCCGGGTAGGCTGTCGGTGGTGATGGGCAGGCGTGCAGGTGCCCGTGCGACCGTCTGGTAGCACGACAGCACAGCGTTTATGAAATAAGTTCTAATCATCAGCACCCCCTTCCCAACCTATTTCCTCTCCTCTCTTCTACAATCATGCCGCCCCCCCCCTTTCCTCCAACCTATTTTCTATCTTCTATTTTTCTATCTTCTATCTCCTACCTTCTACAACCATCTCCCTCCCAACCTATTTCCTCTCTCCTCTCTTCTACAATCATGCCGCCAACCCCTTTCCTCCAACCTATTTTCTATCTTCTATCTCCTACCTTCTACAACCATCCCCCTTCCCAACTATTTCCTCTCTCCTCTCTTCTACAATCGGCCCCTTCTTCTCAACCTATTTTCTACCTCCTATCTCCTATCTTCTCATCAAACGGTCTAGTACTGCCGGCCCCAACGCAGCGGCAACATGATCGGCTAACCGGTCAAAGGGATCGGCTCTTGCCACGGGTGTGGTGGGTGGTTGCCAGCCTAACCGGCGAAGCCAGCCCCGCCGGAATGTGTCATTGGCGAAAATGCCGTGCAGGTAACATCCCCAGACCCGGCCATCAGAGCTGATGCAACCATCGTCGGCGCTCGTGGGAGTGTTGCCGCGCTGGATGATGCGCAGGAATGCCGGCGCTTCGCCGCGTCGGTAACTTTGCCCCATATGGATTTCATAGCCTTGCAGTGGCTCATTGCCGGCCCAGGGAACCTGAGCGCAGGCAATGGTCTGGGTTGTTTGTTTGGCAGTGGTGAAGATGGTTTCGATGGGCAGTAAGCCCAGACCGGCGGCCTCACCGCCACTCCCTTCAACCGCCAGTGGATCGCTGATCCGTTCACCCAACAGTTGATAACCGCCACAAATACCAACAATGGCGCCGGTGAATTCCCGGAGTGCGTTGTCAAATCCGCGTTCGTGGAGCCAGTGCCGGGCGGCGAGGGTGTGTTTGACGCCGGGCAGGATAACGGCAGCGGCACCGGTGAGTTCAAGCGGGTGATCGATGTAGCGCACGACGACACCCGGCTCGCGGGCCAGCGGATCGAAGTCGTCGAAGTTGGCAATGGTGGGTAGACGAATCACGGCGATGATCAGGCCGTGGGCAGGCGCGACCGGCGGTTGCTCCAGTGCAACCGCATCCTCTTCGGGTAGCCCCAGGTCGTCCAGCCACGGTATGACTCCCAGCACCGGCAATCCGCTGCGCTCTTCCAGGATGGTTACGCCGTCGGCGAAGAGGGAGGGATCGCCGCGAAACCGGTTCACGATACAACCGGTGATGAGCTGCCGTTCTTCGGGTTCGAGCAGCATAAGCGTGCCCAGTAATTGGGCAAAGATACCGCCGCGATCAATGTCGCCGACCAGGATGGTTTGAGCCTGTGCATAGCGCGCAACGCGCATATTGACAATGTCGCCCGGTTTCAGGTTGAGTTCAACCGGACTACCGGCACCCTCGGCGATGACCAGATCATACGTTGCCCGCAGATGGTCCAGGTTGCGGGTTACGACCGACCAGAGCTGGGCTTTGCGTTGCCAGAAATCGGTCGCTGTCAGGCTTTGCCAGGGCCGGCCTTCGACGATGATCTGGCTGCGCCGCTGGCCTTCGGGCTTGATGAGAATGGGATTCATCGCCACTGTCGGCGCGATGCCGGCAGCAGCGGCCTGGACAGCCGTGCTGCGGGCGATCTCTTTGCCGTCGGCGGTGACGGCAGCGTTGTTGCTCATGTTTTGGGCTTTGAACGGTGCTACTCGAAGTCCGCGCCGATAGGCCAACCGGCAGAGGGCGGTGACCAGGGTGCTCTTGCCAACTGATGATGCAGTTCCGACGACCATGAGTACAGGCGCTTGCATTGTCAATCCTCTCGTTTGTAACAGCGCGGGCTTATACCTGAGTTCTGGCGTGGACATCGCGCCAGGCTGCCAGTAACCGGGCATTCTCGGATGGGCGTCGGGGCGCAACCCGCACCCATTCCGGTAACCCGAACGATGTACAGTCGCGCACAACGCACCCGCGCACCAGCAGTTGCTGGCGGGTCAGTGCCGCATTGTCGCAATGGACAAGCATAAACGGCAGATGGGCGCGCCAGACGGTCAGGCCGATCTGGCGCAGGTTTTGGGCCAGTTCGCTGCTGGCATCCCATAGCGCCGGGAGCGTGGTGGCAAGAAAGCCGGTATCGTGCAGCATCGCTGCGGCGGCAGCCTGCGCTGCACTGCTCACGCTCCACGCCGGTTGGAAGCGGGCAGTTGCGGCTATCACGTCGGGATCGGCAATCATGTAGCCAATGCGGAGGCCGGCAACCGCATAGCTTTTGGTGAGCGAGTAGATACGGATCAGGCGCGACGGGCTGTTGTGGTCGAGTGGATCGTGACCGGTCTCGTCACGACCCAACGCCAGATAGGCCCGGTCGAGGATGAGCCAGCCTTGATGAAGTGCGCAGGTATGAGCCAGTTCTGTGATCGTCGTTACCGACAGATTGACCCCGGTGGGATTGTTGGGGGAGCACAGCCAGATCAGCCGTGGACGCAGTCGTTCGATGGTGAGCAGGAGTTCGGCGAGATCGGGTTGGAAGCCGTTGCCAACGGTGCTCCGTATCTCGATCACCCGCATGCCGGCCAGGTGTGAGGCGTAGGCGTATTCGCCGTAGGTTGGGGCTACGACCAGAGCTGTGGCACCGGGTTCACCGAGGGCACGGGCTACCAGGTGGATCAGCTCATTCGCCCCGTTTCCCACCAGAACGGCCTCCGGCTGACAGTGATGGATGGCTGCCAGATGCCTGCGCAGGTGCAGACAACTGCGATCAGGGTAGGGGGCTGGATTGAGGGTACGCAGCGCCTGTAGAACCGATTCTGGTGGCCCGAAGGGGTTGATGTTGCTGCTGAAGTCGATCAGATGGTCGGCGCGCAGGCCAAGCCGGGCCAGTTCAGCCTCGTCGAGCGCACCGTGCACTACCGGTTTGTACGCATCCATGCTGCCTCCAGAGAGCGTAATTCGACTGGTATGCCGCATACCACCAGATAGACTTCGGCGGCGGCGGCGGCGATCTGCTGATTGACCCGACCCAGGAGATCGCGATAATGCCGGCCAAGCGGGTACGCCGGCACAATCCCCATCCCGACCTCGTTCGTGACCGCAACAAAGGTGAGGTTGCGGCTGGCAATGGTGGCCAGCATCGCGGTGATTTCGTCATCAATCGCCGGTTCCGGTGCCGCTTCGTGGGCCAGCAAGAGGTTACTCACCAGCAGCGCCAGGCAGTCGAGTAAGACGACTGTGCCGGGCGGGAGATCGGTAAGCACACTGGCCACGCCGGTCGGGGCTTCGATGGTGTGCCAGGTATCCGGGCGACGGGCACGGTGGTGGGCAATCCGTTCGCGCATTTCATCGTCGCCGGCAGTGGCAGTGGCGATGTAGACGATCTGTTCGCTCAGCCGGGCCGCATAGTGTTCGGCACAGCGACTCTTGCCACTGCGGGCGCCGCCGGTGAAAAGAACAATCTGACTCATACAGCATCTCCCCGGTTGGTATATCGCTCTTCCTTCTGGCCGGTCTGATACCGGCCTGCCGCCGCCACGAATCGCGTCGCCGCCTGTGGGCAGCTCAGAAAGTGCAGATGAATGTACGACGCCAGGGTTTGACCATTGACAATGCCTTCCGTTGCGGATTGTGGTCGCAAAGCGTCGGGCAGACAGGTGTAGAGGGGAGTGACAGTTGGCGGACGCTCTTCCCACACCGAGTAGTGAAACTCGTGGCCGCGGATGGTCTCGCCGGCGTGCCAGAGCCAGGTATCGGTTTGGGCAACGACCGTGCGGTAGCCGAGGGTCAGACGGCGGGTCATTCGTGAGTGACCGGGCAAGAGACCGACCATTGGAAAGGTCTGGCCGTGCTGATCGATCAGAGATTCGGTCAGGTACATCAGTCCGCCGCACTCGGCGTATACCGGCATGCCGCTTGCGGCTGCGGTACGTATCGCGTCACGCAGAGATTGGTTCGCACTCAGTTGCGCAGCGTAGAGTTCGGGAAACCCACCACACAGGTAGATCGCGGCAGTCGCTGCCGGTAGTGCCCTGTCGTGCAAGGGGCTGAAGAAGGCCAGGCGGGCACCGGCAGCTTCCAGCAGGTCGAGGTTGTCGGGATAGATAAAGTTGAAGGCTTCGTCGCGGGCCACGGCGATGACCGGTCTGTTGCTCTGATCGGTTGCGGTGACGGTCGGGAGCGGCGGGATGGTAAGGGGCGGAGCGCTACGGGCAATCGCGAGCAGACGATCAAGATCGACGGTAGCCGCAATTCGGTTGGTGACCGCAGTTAACCACTCTTGCCAATGCCCAGGCTCGGCCACCGGCACCAGCCCCAGATGGCGTTCGGGTAATGTCAACCCTTCAGCCCGTTCAAGGTACCCCAACACCGGCACCCCAATCGTCTGTTCAATGGCCGTCTGAATGATGGTAGCGTGGCGTGGGCTACCGACTCGATTCAAAATGACCCCGCCGATATGCAGCCGGCGGTCGAAGTCGCGCAGACCGGCAACCAGCGCGGCAGCCGTGCGCGCCATCGCTCTGGCATCGAGCACGATGATCACCGGGGTTGCCGTCAAGCGGGCAATGTGAGCACTACTGCCGGTGTCATCGTCGGTACCGTAGCCGTCGAAGAGACCCATGACGCCTTCGATGAGCGCCAGATCGGCATCGCCACTCCGGCGGGCCAGGATGCCGGCGATCTGATCGACAGGCATCAGCCAGGAGTCAAGGTTGTGGCAGGGTCGTTCAGCAGCCAGCGCATGGTAACCGGGGTCGATATAGTCCGGGCCGCACTTGAAGGGTGCAATCCGCAAGCCGCGTTGCCGGAGGGCACCAATCAAACCGGCAGTCAACGTCGTTTTGCCGCTCCCGCTCATCGGTGCGGCGAGCAACAGTCGGGGAAGCTGCATCGCATGTACTCCGTCTATTCCGCTCGTTATCCATGGCTAATGGGTGCGGTATCGCTACTCTTCCCACAGCATGGCGTCGCCAGGAGATCGGGCAGGGTTGTACCAGGCAAGTCGATCTGCCAGCGCCGCAACCTCTCCCACCACCAGCACCGCGGGCGGTGGGAGCTGGATCAGCCGTTGCTGGTCGCAAAGGGTTGCCAGCGTTGCCCGCAAGGTTGCCTGTTGGGATGTGGCACCCCGGCTGATCAGTGCTGCCGGAGTGTCGGGATTGCGTCCGGCAGCGATCAGGGCCGAACAGACCTGTTCAAGCCGACCGAGGGCCATCAGTACGACCACGGTTGGCGAGGCGGCCAGGAGTGACCAACTGATGCCGCTGCAACCGTGTGGGGTCGCTTCATGGCCGGAGACAACGGTGAAGGCAGTCGCTACGCCGCGCCACGTCAGCGGAATGCCAGCGTACAGAGGAACGGCCAGGGCCGATGACACGCCGGGAACGATCTCGAAGGGTAGACCGGCGGCGGCCAGGGCAGCCGCTTCTTCGGCGACGTGGGCGAAGACGCCGGGATCGCCACCCTTCAAGCGCACCACCTGTAAGCCTTCGCGCACCAAGCGCACCAGCGTCTCGTTGATCCCATCCTGACGAAAGGCGTGGTGGCCTGGCCTTTTCCCGACAAAGATGCGTTCGGCGTGAGCCGGTGCTTCGTCGAGCAGGGCAGCGGCGATCAGCCGGTCGTAGAGCACGACATCAGCCTGGCGCAACACCGTCAACCCACGCACTGTGATCAGATCGGCGCGACCGGGGCCGGCGCCGACAAGGTATGCTTTACCGCTCATGGTTGTGAACTCCAATGCTGTCTAGCCAATCGGCGATTGCATCGCGCAAGGCAACGGCCCGACCTGGGGCTGTGCCGGCGCTGCTCACCGTAATCGTGATCCCGCCACTGCGATAGATTGCCGGAACGTGAAAATCGCCTTCGTCTGGGGCATCGGCGACATTGCAGAGTGCGCCGGCGGCAATCGCCGCCGCAGCGATGCGGGCATTGACTGCACGATCATTGGTGGCGGCGAAGACCAACCGGGCACCGGTGAGGTCGCCGGACTGGTATGTGCGCCGTTCCCAGATCAGGCGCCCTTCCTGCGCCCACGCCATCAGTTGGTCGGTTGCGGTTGGGCTGATGAGCCGTACCGGTATGCCGGCGGCCAGCAAGCCACGGACTTTGCGTTCGCCAACCGCACCACCACCAATCACCACTGCCGGCATGTGGGCCGGTTTGGTGATCACAATCGGGTAATCTGTTGTTTTGTTTGACATAAGAAAGTCTGACGGTCGGGCTGGTTGGGTCGTGTAGCCACGCGGGGTGACGACGTGGCCGGCCAGATGAAAGCTCTGACTGTTCCCAATTAGCACCAGGGTCAGCATGTCGGCCTGTTGCGGATCGGCGTCGGCCAGGGTGGTTATCGTAATCTGTTCGTCTTCGCGACTCACCTGCCGGCCAAAGACGACCGGTGTCGTTGCCGGTCGGTGGTCGCGCAGGATAGAGAGTGCTGTGGCCAGTTGCCAGTTTCGACCCTGCGAGCGGGGGTTGTATAGGGCAACGACAAAGTCGGCATGTGCCGCAGCTCGTAGCCGGCGTTCGATCAGAGGCCATGGCGTGAGCAGGTCGCTCAGGCTGATCAGGCAGAGATCGTGGTTGATCGGAGCGCCGATGCGGGCGGCCAGTGCCTGAAATGCGCTCACCCCCGGAATGACCTCGACTTGTGGGTGTCGCCCATCCCAGCCGCCGGCCTGAAGGTTCTCGAAGACCGGTGCGGCCATAGCGTAGATGCCGATGTCTCCGCTGCTGATCAGCGCCACCCGCCGCCCGCTGCGGGCCAGCTCAATGGCGTGGCGCGCTCGCCCCATCTCGTCACCCATCGCCGGTGTTGCGATAACTTCCTGGTCTGGACGCAGCAGGGGCCGGATCAGATCGATGTAGCGGGCATAACCGGTGATGACCTCGGCTTTGATCAGGGCCAGTCGCGCCGCTTCGGTCAGGTGGGCGAGATCGCCAGGGCCGATGCTGACCAGGGTGAGCTGGCCGGTCGGTGTGGTGTCGCTACCGAACGTTGCCTGCTGCAAAGCAACAGCGACGGTGCAACGGGCAAAGCGCTGTTTCGGTACCAGCAGTGGCCCCTGCGCGACCAGGGTGGCGCAGGGTTCGGCCACACCGGGAATATCGAAGCGACTGGCCGCACTGGGGCTAAAGGCTGTCGGGTCAAGGGTCTGGAGCTGAGCAGTTGTGACGATAGTGAGCGGTACACCGAGTTGCCGCGCCAGATCGCTGATGCCGGCTTCGTCAGCCTTGAGATCGGCGGTCGCAATAGTTGCCACGCACTCCGGGGCAAGATCGGCGGTCGCCAGGGTCGCGGAGACGGCGGTAGCGAGTTCGTGTACCGGTACATCGCGCCGACACCCGATCCCGATCACCAGTACCGGAGGCATGTACCGCAACCCTTTATCGCGTAGTTTGTGCCACAGCGGATCGAGGCGACGGTGTGAGACAACAATGGCTGCTGCGAAGC
This genomic window from Chloroflexus aurantiacus J-10-fl contains:
- the cobJ gene encoding precorrin-3B C(17)-methyltransferase, which produces MTTTAIFALTRNGVELATRLAATLPATIWLPERFAAFAPGGRCYTNLSAAVQTAWQQSKAIILIAATGIAVRLIAPLLQAKTSDPAVICLDEQGHVVVPLIGGHRAGANALARQIAALTGGQAAITTASDGQGLPALDLIGQAQGWRIATDSATTHVMACLVNGDPIGVWVDPDLPAARALLGAELAPVATVEWVADSEELTNPRFAAAIVVSHRRLDPLWHKLRDKGLRYMPPVLVIGIGCRRDVPVHELATAVSATLATADLAPECVATIATADLKADEAGISDLARQLGVPLTIVTTAQLQTLDPTAFSPSAASRFDIPGVAEPCATLVAQGPLLVPKQRFARCTVAVALQQATFGSDTTPTGQLTLVSIGPGDLAHLTEAARLALIKAEVITGYARYIDLIRPLLRPDQEVIATPAMGDEMGRARHAIELARSGRRVALISSGDIGIYAMAAPVFENLQAGGWDGRHPQVEVIPGVSAFQALAARIGAPINHDLCLISLSDLLTPWPLIERRLRAAAHADFVVALYNPRSQGRNWQLATALSILRDHRPATTPVVFGRQVSREDEQITITTLADADPQQADMLTLVLIGNSQSFHLAGHVVTPRGYTTQPARPSDFLMSNKTTDYPIVITKPAHMPAVVIGGGAVGERKVRGLLAAGIPVRLISPTATDQLMAWAQEGRLIWERRTYQSGDLTGARLVFAATNDRAVNARIAAAAIAAGALCNVADAPDEGDFHVPAIYRSGGITITVSSAGTAPGRAVALRDAIADWLDSIGVHNHER